One genomic segment of Schlesneria paludicola DSM 18645 includes these proteins:
- a CDS encoding efflux RND transporter periplasmic adaptor subunit, producing MRNAVLTSKVEGSTTIISIVPEGTSVKEGDLVCELDSSLLSDRETQQEILAAKAETAYNQGREDLLIQEILNKSETEAADLRLVLAEIDLEKFELGDLVQQKDELQNQKKLAEVNLSRAQESYDYVKRLARNGYRTQNDLESERIAVETQVIAMKLVEGQIKVLKDYTENRTLVELRAKVDECKREIQRTESRTRSALIQKKDELHARKLTYEVEHNKHERLQAQIKACKIFATQDGQVVYANTRDGRSSEQVLIEVGSAVRERQPIINLPDLDQMKVNAKIHESRISMVRPGMTAVIRVDAYSDETFHGRVDSVASVPSSTGGFSSNIKEYDAVIKIMDESDKVNKLRPGLTASTEILVERREDVLQIPLQANVTIGSKQFVFVVIGKQVEARAIKVGKTNANFIEILEGLVDGDEVVMNPHSRFQKEISDLEEAQAKEQAKEAPKSPDVVPLSSPAAVTNELAAVKPGEGNPAGGPGGRRRRSGGEDGAAGGPAGEGRPQGGFDPEARFTQMDKDHDGKVTKDEADERIAQNFERFDTDSDGSVTKEEFLAAIAKFRGNGGRPRPPAADGGN from the coding sequence ATGCGAAACGCCGTCTTGACGAGTAAGGTCGAAGGGTCCACGACGATCATTTCGATCGTGCCCGAAGGGACCAGCGTCAAGGAAGGTGATCTTGTCTGCGAACTCGATTCGTCACTCCTCAGTGACCGTGAGACCCAGCAAGAGATCCTCGCCGCAAAAGCCGAGACTGCTTACAACCAGGGGCGCGAAGATCTGTTGATTCAAGAGATCTTGAATAAGAGCGAAACCGAAGCCGCTGATCTGCGACTGGTACTCGCCGAGATCGACCTAGAGAAGTTCGAACTCGGTGACCTCGTTCAACAAAAGGACGAGTTGCAAAACCAGAAGAAGCTCGCCGAAGTCAATCTCTCGCGCGCTCAAGAAAGCTATGACTACGTCAAACGACTCGCGCGAAATGGATACCGCACGCAGAACGATCTGGAATCAGAACGCATCGCCGTCGAAACCCAGGTCATCGCCATGAAACTGGTCGAAGGCCAGATCAAGGTTCTGAAGGATTACACCGAGAATCGGACGTTGGTGGAACTGAGAGCCAAAGTCGACGAGTGCAAACGGGAAATTCAACGGACCGAAAGCCGAACGCGATCCGCTCTGATTCAGAAGAAAGACGAGCTGCACGCACGTAAGCTGACTTACGAAGTCGAGCACAACAAGCACGAACGGCTGCAGGCTCAAATCAAGGCTTGCAAGATCTTCGCAACTCAGGATGGTCAAGTCGTCTACGCGAACACGCGCGATGGCCGTTCCTCTGAGCAAGTGTTGATCGAAGTGGGGTCCGCCGTTCGGGAACGGCAACCAATCATCAACCTGCCTGACCTCGATCAAATGAAGGTCAACGCCAAGATTCATGAATCCCGGATCAGCATGGTCCGCCCGGGCATGACGGCCGTCATCCGCGTCGATGCCTATTCCGATGAAACGTTTCACGGCCGTGTCGATTCGGTCGCCTCCGTCCCCAGCTCAACCGGTGGCTTCAGCAGCAATATCAAGGAGTACGATGCGGTCATCAAGATCATGGATGAATCCGACAAGGTGAATAAGCTTCGCCCTGGTCTAACGGCCAGTACGGAAATCCTGGTTGAACGCCGCGAAGACGTGTTGCAGATCCCTCTGCAAGCCAATGTTACGATTGGCAGCAAGCAGTTTGTCTTTGTCGTCATTGGAAAACAGGTCGAAGCACGCGCGATCAAAGTTGGCAAAACCAACGCAAACTTCATCGAGATTCTCGAAGGGCTCGTCGATGGCGACGAAGTCGTCATGAATCCACATTCGCGCTTCCAGAAGGAAATTTCAGACCTGGAAGAAGCTCAGGCGAAGGAACAGGCGAAAGAAGCACCAAAGTCACCAGACGTCGTGCCGCTCAGTTCGCCCGCCGCTGTGACAAATGAATTGGCGGCGGTGAAACCCGGCGAGGGGAACCCTGCGGGTGGACCTGGTGGTCGCCGTCGTCGTTCGGGTGGTGAAGACGGCGCTGCGGGCGGTCCCGCGGGCGAAGGCCGTCCACAGGGTGGATTTGATCCTGAAGCTCGATTTACGCAGATGGACAAAGATCACGATGGCAAGGTCACCAAAGACGAGGCCGATGAACGCATCGCGCAAAACTTTGAACGCTTCGACACCGATTCGGACGGAAGCGTCACGAAGGAAGAGTTCCTGGCGGCCATTGCCAAGTTTCGTGGAAACGGCGGACGCCCACGCCCCCCCGCAGCGGATGGCGGAAACTAG
- a CDS encoding MarR family winged helix-turn-helix transcriptional regulator, translating to MGPDGQSRAMNASDNSAVLMDGLLRAAQIARFRFNDWLGHFELTEGRHAVLSALVRAGDGGCSQAELADSLGQSESNVSTLIERMQRDGLVSRSRSEFDRRKRILLVTAAGRTKLESVEAHRSAWAARLFQGISFDDQARLFTLLQRLGSSLEPAFVSALRQVIVPAVTPPVVPSTDKVPSGADLSDPTGDPATPQFALRRMLLSLGSVTRNESRDKEAA from the coding sequence ATGGGCCCTGACGGTCAGTCTCGCGCGATGAATGCATCCGACAATTCAGCCGTTTTGATGGACGGACTGCTTCGCGCCGCCCAGATTGCTCGCTTTCGTTTCAATGACTGGCTCGGTCATTTCGAATTGACGGAAGGTCGCCATGCCGTGTTGTCGGCATTGGTTCGCGCCGGGGACGGTGGTTGTTCGCAAGCGGAGCTGGCAGACAGCTTAGGTCAATCCGAATCCAACGTCAGCACCTTGATCGAGCGCATGCAGCGTGACGGATTGGTAAGCCGTTCGCGTAGCGAGTTTGATCGGCGGAAACGCATTCTCCTCGTCACGGCGGCGGGGCGTACCAAGCTGGAATCGGTAGAAGCCCATCGTTCCGCCTGGGCCGCGCGCCTATTTCAGGGGATTTCGTTTGATGACCAAGCCCGGTTGTTCACGCTGCTGCAACGGCTTGGAAGCAGCCTGGAACCCGCCTTTGTGAGTGCGCTTCGTCAGGTCATTGTTCCGGCCGTGACGCCACCGGTCGTGCCGTCGACCGACAAGGTGCCGTCTGGAGCGGATCTTTCCGATCCCACGGGTGATCCCGCGACGCCACAATTTGCCTTACGGCGAATGTTGCTGTCACTCGGCTCCGTGACACGTAACGAATCGCGTGACAAGGAGGCTGCATGA
- a CDS encoding glucoamylase family protein gives MSRQRTVVASELDELQCDAFRYILHETNPKNGLVVDRTSPNWHASIAAVGMALTAYPVAVERGFITREAAIERTLTTLRFFWNSHQGPEPDATGHRGFYYHFLDMQTGRRAVKSELSTVDTAILMAGILVAALYFSAKTPSEQEIGQLAEKLYERVDWRWAQNRGATVTHGWKPKSGFLKFRWEGYDEALLLYVLGLGSPTHPLTDDCYTAWASSYEWASHYGIEYLSAGPLFIHQMSHLWIDFRKIQDAFMRGKGIDYFENSRRATLVQQKYAIDNPLKFEEYGEHCWGITASDGPGPGTKKINGIERKFFDYKARGVPNGPDDGTLAPWAVVASLPFAPEIVLPAIDFLIHDVELKHTGPYGFKASYNPTHPAIRADQPFWISPWHYGIDQVPIVLMIENYRSNLIWQLTRHCPYIVNGLRKAGFQGGWM, from the coding sequence ATGAGCAGACAACGAACCGTCGTCGCCTCCGAACTCGACGAACTTCAATGCGATGCCTTTCGATACATCCTTCATGAAACCAATCCGAAAAACGGTTTGGTTGTTGATCGGACATCGCCGAACTGGCATGCCAGTATCGCCGCAGTTGGGATGGCACTCACCGCGTATCCGGTCGCTGTCGAGCGAGGGTTCATCACCCGTGAAGCGGCCATCGAACGAACATTGACCACGTTACGCTTCTTCTGGAATAGCCATCAGGGTCCAGAGCCCGATGCGACCGGCCATCGCGGATTTTACTATCATTTTCTTGATATGCAGACCGGCCGTCGTGCCGTCAAGTCTGAATTGTCGACCGTCGACACCGCAATCTTAATGGCCGGAATTCTGGTCGCGGCACTCTACTTCAGTGCGAAGACTCCGTCGGAACAAGAGATTGGGCAGTTGGCCGAAAAGCTCTATGAGCGCGTCGACTGGCGTTGGGCACAAAACCGCGGCGCAACGGTCACGCACGGCTGGAAGCCGAAATCGGGATTTCTCAAGTTCCGCTGGGAGGGATACGACGAAGCGCTCTTGTTGTATGTCCTCGGTTTGGGTTCGCCCACACACCCACTTACGGATGACTGTTACACGGCATGGGCATCGTCCTATGAATGGGCCTCTCACTATGGCATCGAATATTTGTCCGCAGGTCCCTTGTTCATTCATCAAATGTCGCATCTCTGGATCGATTTCCGCAAAATTCAGGACGCCTTCATGCGGGGCAAGGGGATCGACTATTTTGAAAATAGCCGACGGGCGACTTTGGTTCAGCAGAAGTACGCCATCGATAACCCACTGAAATTTGAGGAATATGGCGAGCACTGCTGGGGAATCACCGCCAGCGATGGCCCTGGTCCCGGCACGAAAAAGATCAATGGGATTGAACGTAAGTTCTTCGATTACAAAGCACGTGGAGTTCCCAACGGGCCCGATGACGGCACGCTGGCACCTTGGGCCGTTGTTGCGTCGCTACCGTTCGCACCGGAAATTGTGCTTCCCGCCATCGATTTCCTGATTCACGATGTGGAACTGAAGCACACAGGCCCCTACGGATTCAAGGCTTCTTATAACCCGACCCATCCTGCCATCAGAGCTGATCAGCCGTTTTGGATTTCACCGTGGCACTACGGTATCGATCAGGTTCCGATCGTTCTCATGATCGAAAACTATCGGTCGAATTTGATCTGGCAATTGACCAGGCACTGCCCCTACATCGTGAACGGCCTGCGAAAAGCGGGCTTTCAGGGGGGCTGGATGTGA
- a CDS encoding ClpP family protease, producing MLDSFRGSVSPQLNAARDYSRQRQMGIGDLLLENRIVFLDGPIHDASANLIVMKLLYLQSENKHQDVHFYINSPGGSVTATMAIYDTMQFLQCSVATYCVGLAASGGAILVAGGTKGKRFILPHAKMMIHQPYGEVSGQVSDIEIQAEEILVTRHVLNEILASHTGQPVERIAKDTGRDRYLTATAAKEYGLIDEILMNPKLKAAATT from the coding sequence ATGCTCGACTCGTTTCGTGGCTCAGTCTCTCCGCAGTTGAACGCCGCTCGCGATTATTCGCGGCAGCGTCAAATGGGGATTGGCGATCTGTTGCTGGAAAATCGCATCGTCTTCCTGGACGGTCCGATTCATGATGCCAGCGCCAATCTCATTGTCATGAAACTGTTGTACTTGCAGTCCGAAAACAAGCATCAGGACGTGCACTTCTACATCAATTCGCCAGGTGGTTCGGTCACGGCGACAATGGCCATTTACGACACGATGCAGTTCCTGCAGTGTAGTGTCGCGACGTATTGCGTCGGACTTGCGGCCAGTGGTGGCGCCATCCTCGTTGCCGGCGGAACGAAGGGCAAGCGCTTCATCCTGCCGCACGCGAAAATGATGATTCATCAGCCTTATGGCGAAGTGTCGGGACAAGTCTCGGATATCGAGATTCAAGCTGAAGAGATTCTTGTCACACGACACGTCCTGAACGAGATTCTGGCCAGCCACACGGGACAACCCGTGGAACGGATTGCCAAGGACACCGGTCGCGATCGCTACCTGACCGCCACCGCGGCCAAAGAGTACGGTCTGATCGACGAGATTCTGATGAATCCCAAGTTGAAAGCTGCCGCGACGACCTGA
- a CDS encoding TolC family protein, with amino-acid sequence MSSIRPPSSSIRPPVWLVLIAFGWLSCCGCSRSFWRSQADFDAYNLLSQKQFDPRWVIPRTSVEPDPRSRFYDVDDRDKPMLPPDDPAASRYMEWVNGMRGYKSWHKFGQSMTVENPQWLANFGVAPDTFHDSYMLSDGVSVGDDPTKLPTESSIRLVPTIENLTLPQAIELASIHSRDYQTQLENLFLSALQLSLDQYQFQVRYLLGTAPTRPTTALPGTSVPSGVLTNSTVPGVSNTLGLTTAGGVSQILPTGGQWIVGLANNTLWLFSGGQQATTSQSLLSYSLVQPLLAGAGRKLFLENLTFSERNVLYNTRLLTRYRRLFFADTVVNTNGGSGSSPSAISGSTGASVANPTVISTNAGATIAAGNTVSSAAAQGGGIFGYLGMLYQLQQVLNQRENVDYLRSQSERLKELLTQMPFRRLNMDALPDGIRFPESLSPKIDYTPETHRLRWKDSDVMSERERDELLALSDDASYQSAIREIYSQLRIGVTTLDYLQVATQLTNSELRERQLRQAYDDEIDQYKFFLGLPVDLQMTIDPSMLKPFELTDPRLKVLDYRLMKFVSRPWQLDMETPAIEPLRFIVDQFADLVRKIGQDGIDVVTNDVKAVRDTMPRRLERLLWDESREVVAARFDRDMLVYDNVRETYFDVAQQVDVWKRQVQNNDLELEDRKTILSRLKDAREDMLQVVQTLRLLQAGLRAELIELVDFTMTLDEATDTALENRLDLMNARARVMDSRRNMEVAANRLEAILNLVAQGNINTPGVGNHPLDFRGAASSFQVGVQMTAPLDQVQVRNAYRQSLVSYQQQRRAYMLLEDQVKYDIRTSWRQLKVNAQNFETTRKILRQAALQLDINVANNLNPKSVTAGQGGTTNLGTTGLNLLNAVSAVLNAQNNLIQIWASYERNRINIYRDMDIMEIDERGVWVDPLYQNMDPPDPPSNSSESDNAIPPQPAPAKNDSAATPRGKRSSFPGIVRLNSTAPVGTAKADVEERRSDRRSGPGGRAGVASSQIRLVSDFDGADEDSGSDGGSGDGDREEGDVPDYGRREGGSRQYAKRRLDE; translated from the coding sequence ATGAGCTCGATTCGTCCGCCATCATCGTCCATTCGCCCTCCTGTCTGGTTGGTGCTGATCGCCTTCGGCTGGCTGAGCTGTTGCGGTTGCTCACGTAGCTTCTGGCGCAGTCAGGCAGATTTCGACGCCTACAACCTCCTCAGTCAAAAGCAGTTTGATCCTCGCTGGGTCATTCCGCGCACATCCGTCGAACCGGATCCACGAAGCCGGTTCTATGATGTTGATGACCGCGATAAGCCGATGCTGCCCCCCGATGATCCTGCCGCGTCACGGTACATGGAGTGGGTCAATGGCATGCGGGGATATAAGAGCTGGCATAAATTCGGGCAGTCGATGACCGTCGAGAATCCCCAATGGCTGGCCAACTTCGGAGTCGCTCCAGATACATTCCACGACAGCTACATGTTGTCGGATGGTGTGTCGGTCGGAGACGACCCCACCAAGCTTCCCACCGAATCGTCGATTCGCCTCGTCCCAACAATCGAAAACTTGACGCTGCCACAAGCGATTGAGCTCGCCAGTATCCACAGCCGCGACTATCAGACGCAGCTCGAAAACTTGTTCTTGTCCGCACTGCAATTGTCGCTGGACCAGTATCAGTTCCAAGTGCGATATCTGCTTGGCACGGCACCGACGCGGCCCACGACGGCTCTTCCAGGCACATCGGTGCCGTCGGGCGTATTGACAAACAGCACAGTGCCAGGGGTTAGCAATACACTGGGGCTTACCACGGCAGGCGGGGTCAGTCAGATTCTGCCCACCGGCGGGCAATGGATCGTGGGCCTGGCAAACAACACCCTGTGGTTGTTCTCGGGAGGCCAACAAGCCACCACATCGCAATCATTGCTCTCGTATTCGCTGGTTCAGCCCTTGCTGGCGGGCGCAGGTCGAAAGCTGTTTCTCGAGAACTTGACGTTCAGTGAACGTAACGTGCTTTACAATACCCGTCTTTTGACCCGCTATCGCCGCTTATTTTTCGCCGACACCGTGGTCAACACCAACGGGGGATCAGGCAGTTCGCCGTCCGCGATCTCGGGTTCGACGGGGGCCAGCGTTGCGAACCCGACCGTCATCAGCACAAACGCCGGCGCCACAATTGCTGCGGGGAACACGGTCTCGTCGGCCGCCGCGCAGGGCGGCGGAATCTTTGGTTACCTGGGGATGCTGTATCAGTTGCAGCAGGTGTTGAACCAGCGTGAAAACGTGGACTACCTTCGATCGCAATCCGAGCGTTTGAAGGAATTGTTGACTCAAATGCCATTTCGCCGTCTGAACATGGATGCGCTTCCTGATGGAATTCGATTCCCGGAAAGCCTGTCGCCCAAAATCGATTACACGCCCGAGACGCATCGGTTGAGGTGGAAAGATAGCGACGTCATGTCGGAGCGGGAACGCGACGAATTGCTCGCGCTGAGCGACGATGCCAGTTACCAGTCGGCCATTCGCGAAATTTACAGCCAGCTTCGAATCGGTGTTACGACACTTGACTATTTGCAGGTCGCAACACAGTTGACGAATTCAGAACTTCGCGAACGCCAATTGCGACAAGCCTATGACGATGAGATCGATCAATACAAGTTTTTCCTCGGTCTGCCCGTCGACTTGCAGATGACGATCGATCCATCCATGCTGAAACCGTTCGAATTGACCGATCCGCGACTGAAGGTGCTCGACTATCGCCTGATGAAGTTCGTCTCGAGACCCTGGCAACTCGACATGGAAACCCCAGCGATCGAGCCCTTGCGGTTCATTGTGGATCAATTCGCAGATCTGGTTCGAAAGATCGGGCAGGATGGAATCGACGTTGTCACCAACGACGTCAAGGCCGTGCGCGATACCATGCCGCGGCGCTTGGAACGATTGCTGTGGGACGAGTCGCGCGAAGTGGTCGCCGCGCGTTTTGACCGCGATATGCTCGTTTACGACAATGTTCGTGAAACCTATTTCGATGTCGCACAGCAAGTCGATGTCTGGAAGCGACAGGTCCAAAATAATGACCTCGAACTGGAAGATCGCAAGACGATTCTTAGTCGTCTGAAAGATGCTCGCGAAGACATGCTTCAGGTTGTACAAACCTTACGATTGCTTCAAGCAGGATTGCGCGCCGAACTGATTGAGCTCGTCGATTTCACCATGACTCTCGATGAAGCCACTGACACAGCGCTCGAGAACCGTCTGGATCTGATGAACGCGCGAGCCCGCGTGATGGACTCCCGAAGAAATATGGAAGTCGCCGCCAACCGCCTTGAGGCAATCTTAAATCTGGTGGCTCAGGGAAATATCAACACACCTGGGGTCGGTAACCATCCGCTCGACTTCCGAGGAGCTGCCAGTTCATTTCAGGTTGGCGTCCAAATGACGGCGCCTTTAGATCAGGTTCAGGTTCGTAATGCCTACCGGCAGTCACTGGTCAGTTATCAGCAGCAACGACGCGCCTACATGTTGCTGGAAGATCAAGTCAAATATGACATTCGGACCAGTTGGCGACAATTAAAAGTGAACGCGCAGAATTTTGAGACCACCCGGAAAATCCTGCGCCAAGCAGCGCTTCAGTTGGACATTAACGTTGCCAACAACCTGAATCCGAAATCAGTAACAGCGGGTCAAGGTGGTACCACGAACTTGGGAACAACCGGTTTGAACCTGCTCAATGCGGTCAGCGCAGTCTTAAATGCACAGAACAATTTGATCCAAATCTGGGCTTCATACGAGCGAAACAGGATTAACATCTACCGCGATATGGATATCATGGAGATCGACGAACGCGGAGTCTGGGTTGACCCATTGTACCAGAACATGGATCCCCCTGACCCTCCATCAAACTCCAGCGAGTCCGACAATGCCATCCCTCCCCAACCAGCTCCCGCCAAAAACGACAGTGCCGCAACACCCCGCGGAAAACGAAGTTCATTCCCCGGCATCGTCCGCCTCAACAGCACCGCGCCAGTTGGGACGGCGAAAGCCGACGTGGAAGAGCGGCGCAGTGATCGCCGGTCTGGCCCTGGGGGGCGTGCTGGCGTGGCCTCATCTCAGATACGGTTGGTCTCAGATTTCGACGGCGCTGACGAGGACTCCGGATCAGACGGAGGGTCTGGTGACGGAGACCGCGAAGAGGGGGACGTTCCAGATTACGGTCGTCGAGAGGGGGGCTCTCGACAGTATGCGAAACGCCGTCTTGACGAGTAA
- a CDS encoding ABC transporter ATP-binding protein: MGMAAQLINLTKFYQLGENTVRALRGVSADFPLGDFVAIMGSSGSGKSTLLNLLGALDRPTSGQYILSNYDVSTLNDDQLSEIRNRLIGFIFQSYNLIAQYTVLENIQVPFHYRSDRRTIGSVEMNRTIDLAAKVGLSDRLDHRPFQLSGGQQQRVAIARALVNDPEIILADEPTGNLDSTTEKEIMELLTGLNREGRTIIMVTHENSVARRARRQIVMKDGVIASEGLFSQEADSK; the protein is encoded by the coding sequence ATGGGAATGGCGGCGCAACTGATTAATCTGACTAAGTTTTACCAACTGGGTGAAAACACGGTCCGTGCTCTTCGGGGCGTGTCGGCAGACTTCCCGCTGGGTGATTTCGTCGCAATTATGGGGTCGTCTGGAAGCGGCAAGAGTACGCTCTTGAACCTGCTGGGAGCTCTCGATCGTCCTACCAGTGGGCAGTATATCCTCTCGAATTACGACGTCAGTACTCTGAATGACGATCAATTGTCAGAGATTCGCAACCGCCTGATCGGCTTTATATTTCAGTCGTACAATCTGATTGCTCAGTATACGGTGCTCGAGAATATCCAAGTGCCGTTTCATTATCGCTCGGATCGCCGGACGATTGGATCGGTGGAAATGAATCGCACCATCGACTTGGCCGCCAAAGTTGGGTTGTCGGATCGACTCGACCACCGCCCGTTTCAGCTGTCGGGCGGTCAGCAGCAACGTGTCGCAATCGCCCGTGCCCTGGTCAATGACCCCGAGATCATCCTGGCGGACGAACCCACGGGGAATCTCGATTCGACGACGGAAAAAGAGATCATGGAACTTTTAACCGGCCTGAATCGCGAAGGCCGGACCATTATCATGGTGACTCACGAAAATTCCGTCGCCCGTCGTGCGCGTCGACAGATCGTCATGAAAGACGGTGTGATCGCCAGCGAAGGCTTGTTTTCACAAGAAGCCGATTCGAAGTAA
- the tig gene encoding trigger factor → MSEAANTVSDAVAEADSEQKYKLSLKVDIENVGPCRKHVRVTVPRADIDHFSEEAVKEIVDTAAVPGFRKGRVPASLAQKRFKTEISNSVRQRVLMQSLEQLADENTLDPINEPDFDVESLAIPEQGDFEYEFDVEVRPSFDLPKYDGLKIERPSREVTDADVDAYLEKFRAQYATNESHDGPAEANDFVVASVEFTRDGQPFRKISSIELQLKPIVRFRDAEVQGFDKLMAGAVPGTEKQVEVTISQEAEQVEMRGEKLNATILVGEVLRVKMPDLGGGFLDRIGYSDVEALRTEVRGMLERQVVYEQRQAVRKQVIEKITESATWDLPEQLVRKQTENALRREILEMEQAGFTTQQIMARENELRQNAITSTRQALKEHFVLDKIAEQEKVEVTPTDIDAEIHMMAIQRGENPRRVRARLVKSGVIENLEAQIRERKAVDVVLKSAVFEDVPAPVAKADDVQALSISVCGTSTVVVNPADDEE, encoded by the coding sequence GTGAGTGAAGCCGCAAACACTGTCTCGGATGCTGTTGCAGAGGCGGATTCGGAACAGAAATACAAGCTGTCCCTCAAGGTGGATATCGAGAACGTCGGCCCGTGCCGTAAGCATGTTCGCGTGACCGTTCCGCGCGCGGACATCGATCACTTCTCGGAAGAAGCGGTCAAAGAGATCGTCGACACGGCGGCTGTCCCCGGATTCCGTAAGGGTCGCGTTCCAGCCAGCCTCGCTCAGAAGCGCTTCAAGACCGAAATCTCGAATTCGGTCCGTCAGCGCGTGTTGATGCAGAGCCTGGAACAGCTCGCCGACGAAAACACGCTCGACCCGATCAACGAACCGGACTTCGATGTCGAGAGCCTGGCGATCCCAGAACAGGGTGATTTCGAATACGAGTTCGACGTCGAAGTTCGCCCCTCGTTCGATCTGCCCAAGTACGATGGATTGAAGATCGAGCGTCCTTCGCGAGAAGTCACCGACGCCGACGTCGACGCGTACCTCGAAAAATTCCGCGCTCAGTATGCCACCAATGAATCGCACGATGGCCCAGCCGAAGCCAACGATTTCGTGGTTGCTTCGGTCGAATTCACCCGCGACGGCCAACCGTTCCGCAAGATTTCGTCCATCGAGCTTCAACTGAAGCCAATCGTCCGATTCCGCGATGCAGAAGTGCAAGGCTTTGACAAGCTGATGGCCGGCGCAGTTCCGGGAACGGAAAAGCAGGTCGAAGTGACGATTTCGCAGGAAGCGGAACAGGTCGAAATGCGCGGCGAAAAGCTGAACGCCACGATCCTGGTCGGCGAAGTCCTGCGAGTCAAGATGCCAGACCTTGGCGGCGGATTCCTCGATCGAATCGGATACTCCGACGTTGAAGCCCTGCGAACCGAAGTTCGCGGAATGCTCGAACGTCAAGTTGTCTACGAACAGCGACAAGCGGTTCGTAAGCAAGTGATCGAAAAGATCACCGAATCAGCGACATGGGATTTGCCGGAACAACTCGTTCGCAAGCAAACTGAGAACGCTTTGCGTCGTGAAATCCTGGAGATGGAGCAAGCCGGCTTCACCACTCAGCAGATCATGGCACGCGAAAACGAACTCCGACAGAACGCCATTACTTCTACGCGTCAGGCCCTGAAAGAGCACTTTGTGCTCGACAAGATTGCCGAACAAGAAAAAGTGGAAGTGACGCCAACGGATATCGATGCCGAAATCCATATGATGGCGATTCAACGCGGCGAAAACCCACGGCGCGTGCGAGCTCGTCTGGTCAAGAGCGGTGTGATCGAGAATCTCGAAGCACAGATTCGCGAACGCAAGGCCGTCGACGTTGTGCTGAAGTCGGCCGTCTTCGAAGACGTGCCAGCTCCCGTTGCCAAGGCGGACGATGTCCAGGCATTGTCGATTTCGGTTTGCGGTACATCCACCGTCGTGGTCAATCCTGCCGACGACGAAGAGTAA
- the clpP gene encoding ATP-dependent Clp endopeptidase proteolytic subunit ClpP, translating into MTSLVPYVIEKNGRDERAMDIYSRLLRDRIILLGSAINDDVSNSIVAQLLYLQFEDSKADIHMYINSPGGSITSGMAIYDTMQFIACDVATYCLGQCASMGAMLLTAGTKGKRYALPNSRIMIHQPLAGMQGTAVELEIHAKEVLRTKRRMNELMLKHTGQTLEKIEEDTDRDNFMSAEEAKGYGLIDHILEHLPVPPASA; encoded by the coding sequence ATGACTTCACTCGTGCCCTACGTCATCGAAAAAAACGGCCGCGATGAGCGGGCGATGGATATTTACAGTCGGTTACTGCGTGACCGGATCATTCTGCTGGGAAGCGCGATCAACGACGACGTTTCCAACAGCATTGTGGCTCAGTTGCTGTATCTTCAGTTCGAAGACAGCAAAGCCGACATCCACATGTACATCAATAGCCCTGGTGGATCGATCACATCAGGGATGGCGATCTACGACACCATGCAGTTCATCGCCTGTGACGTGGCCACCTATTGCCTCGGACAGTGTGCCAGCATGGGCGCAATGTTGTTGACCGCCGGGACCAAGGGCAAGCGATATGCGTTGCCGAACAGCCGGATCATGATTCACCAGCCGCTGGCCGGGATGCAGGGAACGGCAGTGGAGCTTGAGATTCACGCCAAGGAAGTTCTTCGTACGAAGCGTCGTATGAACGAATTGATGCTGAAGCACACTGGCCAGACCCTGGAAAAGATCGAGGAAGACACTGATCGCGACAACTTCATGTCGGCCGAAGAGGCCAAGGGATATGGGCTGATCGATCACATTCTCGAGCATCTGCCAGTACCACCCGCGAGTGCGTAA